The following coding sequences are from one Nicotiana tabacum cultivar K326 chromosome 1, ASM71507v2, whole genome shotgun sequence window:
- the LOC107813114 gene encoding putative aspartyl protease At4g16563 has protein sequence MASSSVFFTLFTFFSLFLFSSSAETLVFPLTHSFSKTQYNSTHQLLKSTSARSATRLHHHRQVSLPLTPGSDYTLSFSLGSQTISLYMDTGSDVVWLPCHPFDCILCEGKYNPCTIPNPGPLNLTSAVPVTCKSRSCSAVHSSMSSSNLCAMAKCPLEDIEISDCKSYTCPPFYYAYGDGSFIAKLYSDKLSMPTSSPSSLILHNFTFGCAHSALGEPIGVAGFGRGRLSLPAQLAINSPEIGNFFSYCLVSHSFDTTKVRKPSPLILGRYSVDEKMKQMKDYEIGYAYTPMLENPKHPYFYCVGLEAVTIGKMKIPAPASLRRVDGRGNGGMVVDSGTTFTMLPHVFYETVVTEFDKRVGPVYKRANPVEERTGLSPCYYLDKGSSNVPQLLLHFGGNSSVVMPKRNYFYEFLDGGDDGKLKRKVGCVMLMNGGVEEESGPAGLLGNYQQQGFEVVYDLEKKRVGFARRKCASLWDDLNQH, from the coding sequence ATGGCTTCTTCCTCTGTTTTCTTCACTCTTTTCACTTTCTTCTCACTCTTCCTTTTCTCCTCCTCCGCAGAAACATTAGTTTTCCCTTTAACACATTCTTTCTCGAAAACCCAATACAACAGTACTCATCAGCTCCTCAAATCCACCTCCGCTCGCTCCGCCACTCGCCTCCACCACCACCGTCAAGTCTCCCTCCCTCTCACTCCAGGAAGTGATTACACGCTCTCCTTTTCCCTTGGCTCTCAAACTATTTCCCTCTACATGGATACTGGAAGCGACGTCGTTTGGCTCCCTTGCCACCCTTTTGACTGTATTCTATGTGAAGGCAAGTATAACCCTTGTACTATCCCTAACCCGGGCCCACTTAATCTCACCTCTGCTGTCCCCGTCACGTGCAAGTCACGCTCCTGCTCCGCCGTCCACTCCTCTATGTCTTCCTCTAACCTCTGCGCTATGGCGAAATGCCCGCTCGAAGACATTGAAATTTCCGACTGTAAATCTTACACGTGTCCACCTTTTTACTATGCTTATGGCGACGGGAGTTTCATTGCGAAATTATATAGCGATAAATTATCAATGCCCACGTCATCGCCGTCGTCGCTAATTTTGCATAATTTTACGTTCGGCTGTGCTCACAGTGCACTTGGTGAACCTATTGGAGTAGCTGGTTTTGGCCGTGGGAGACTTTCTTTACCGGCTCAACTCGCTATTAACTCACCGGAAATCGGAAATTTCTTCTCTTATTGCTTGGTTTCTCATTCTTTTGATACTACAAAAGTTCGTAAACCGAGTCCGCTCATTCTCGGTCGTTACTCAGTTGATgaaaaaatgaagcaaatgaaagATTACGAAATTGGTTATGCTTATACTCCTATGCTCGAAAATCCAAAACACCCGTATTTTTACTGCGTCGGACTTGAAGCAGTGACTATAGGGAAAATGAAGATTCCGGCGCCGGCGAGTTTGCGGCGAGTCGACGGCAGAGGAAACGGGGGAATGGTGGTGGATTCTGGTACGACTTTTACTATGTTGCCGCATGTGTTTTATGAAACAGTGGTAACTGAATTTGATAAACGAGTTGGACCGGTTTATAAGCGAGCGAACCCGGTCGAGGAACGAACCGGGCTTAGCCCGTGTTACTATTTGGATAAGGGTTCTTCAAATGTGCCACAGCTGCTTTTACATTTTGGGGGTAATTCCAGTGTGGTGATGCCTAAGAGGAATTACTTTTATGAATTTTTGGACGGTGGAGATGATGGGAAGTTAAAAAGGAAAGTGGGGTGTGTGATGCTGATGAACGGTGGTGTTGAAGAGGAAAGTGGGCCCGCTGGGTTATTGGGTAATTATCAGCAACAAGGGTTTGaggttgtttatgatttggaaAAGAAGAGAGTTGGATTTGCCAGGAGGAAGTGCGCATCTTTGTGGGATGATTTGAACCAGCACTAA